The Magnetococcus marinus MC-1 genome contains the following window.
CTGAGTTCGGCCATACATGCCACATAATCAAACCCATTCGGCTGGTTAAGCAGCGACTCAAGAGGCCTTTTTTTACGCATGGCTTCGCTAATACACCCTTGGTGGAATCCAAAAACATGGTTGCGTAGCAGCGATACGGGAAGCTGGCAGGCCTCCACTCCTGAATTAAAAATAAGCGCGTTAAGCATCATGCGTTCGGTTTTTCCAAGAAACTTAATTTGGTCTGCACCTTCTCCATACAATACCGCCATTGTAGAGCTCCACGCCTTTGGCATCATTGCCGCCGTTAGGGCCGACTCCATGTAGGTACTGGGACTATACTGTTCCTCCAGGTCCACGCCATCTAGCCAGGCTGCCGCGCGGTTTTCTGCACTGGGCACATAGTAACCATGCTGTTGATAACCAGAATTTTCCTCAAACAGATCTAACCCACCAAGGTCTAGCTCACCCTGTTCCACATCACTGCCCAGCACCTGAGCGGCTTCCATCTCGGTCATAGATTCTGCCACCCGCAAGGCTTGTAACAGACCCACAAATTTAGAAACCACCGTTCCAAAGGTTTTATAATCCCCCTTGGTAGGCGTGTTTGCTTCACCACAACCAAGCCAAAAATCCAGCAAATGTCGATCTTCTATATCTGCTGGGTGAAAATCGTGCGCTACAGGCGAGTCTTTATCACGCGCTAATGCCTCACGCTCGGTCATGTCATCTTCAAACCCTGGGTGGTTCATAAGAAAATGGACCAGCTCCATGGAAATAGCCTGCTGATCTTTGTCGGGCAGTTTACCTTTCAACAGCTGTCTCAACGCGCTGGTTAAACGGTTTGCATGGCCAGCGGCTGTGGCGAAGGTCCACGGCCCTGTTGTCCATGCTTCGACCCATTGGGTCAGCCTATCGGGACCTGCCAAATGTAAAATTAGCTGCATCAACGCCACCAACAGTGGCATATGGGCATAGTTAACCGTTACCGGCTTATCTGGGTAGGGTATGCTCACGGAGTTATCATCCATGCCAATGGCTATCCCCGCATAGTGGATGTTACCGGGGTTTTGCCGGAGAGCATAAGCATATTGACGCGCTCTGGCAGGGCGGATAAGCCAACAGAAATTAAACCATCCACCCTCTCGCCCCGTACGCCGAGAGGCAACCCGCGTCACATGTACCAGATTAAGCATATGTTTACCATAGCTATGCAGGATCAGCGTTTTTGTGAGCTTTCTAACAAGGCTAGGTTCAAAAACCGACAGGCTCTCCCCACCGGGCAGGTGGACCCACTCATCACCCAACATCTGCAAAAAATTGACAAGTTCTGGATCCACCGCGCCTTTAGAAATGTGTTGATATGAAGCATTATTCATAGTGCCTTGCACTCCTCTTCAATCTACATATCAGAATACCCCTGCCAGCGACGGTCATGGTTATTAAGATAGTGGCGAAATTTCTGGCGTAACGTGTTCATTTTGCCACGAAAACGTGCGGATGGCGAGAGGTATCCCTTGTGATTAAAAGCCTCTTCCGTACCAGCGTAGTGCCCCTCTAAGCGACGCGTGAACCCTGTTTGATCTGGATTATCGCCCCACAACTCTTGGGCCAGCTCACGCGTCTGCTGCAACGATGCTTGAGCACTCGGTTCCGGCCCAGTTTCGGGTTTAATCGATTCTGGAAAGCGTTGGGTACCAATGACCGAAATAGCTGGCCGCTCCTCAGCTGTGGGCGCATGGTTCGCAGCTAAAAGGCTCTCCTCTTGGCCACGGAAGTGCTTTTCCCAGGTCAACACTTTATCGACATAGTCGCGCGTAGAAGGGATCACCCGTGCATTGGGCATTTTGCCCACCCGCGAACCGCCATTGTAGTGGGAGAGCGCCAAATCAAAACGACCCTCATAACGTTCCAGCAGACGATCCAAAAAATCTAGGCCCAACTGAATATTGGTGCGAGGATTATCCAGGCTATCGGCACGGACCCCCCAAAGGTTCATAGCCGTTTTTGGCAGAATTTGCATCACACCACGTTCACCGGCTTTACCCTGCAAATCGTCCTGAAAATCCGACTCCACTTTGGCCACCGCCAGCGCCAATGAAGGGGGTACGCGGGTATGTTTGGCCAACACCACCACCATATTTTGCACCTCTGCACGGCTGGCGGCGGCCGCCTGGTTGATAACAGATAAACTAAGGGCGGCCAAAACGGCCAAGGGCACGAGCATCTTGCGGGTCATTTTTCCCTCCTATAGGTTTATAAAAAGCAGAGGGAAAGCGATCTTTTCCCTCTAGCCGCGTAGATGGAGGGATTGGGGGGATTTTTGGATTCTGTGTTAAAAAAAAGGGAACATCCGATACAGATTAAACCCTTCAGCAATAAATCTTAAGACTATGAAAAGCAATATAACAACGGCTGCCAACAGGGCTGAAAAAAAGCCTAATACAGGATTATCTAAGCAAACTTTTAAAACATCAGGAAAAAAAAACAGAAAGGGAATGCAAAAAATCATTGCGCCACCAACAGCAGGCACAAATATTTTATCTCCATGAACATTGAAAAATATGCCGCAAGAAATGAAATAATATATATTTATGATAAACACAATACCGATCAGAATGTTAACTGGCATATAATATCTTGAATGATCCGTAATACCATACCTATCCGTAATACCATACCTAAAGTTTAATGCCTGAGCCACGCTTAGCAGGAGTGTTATAGAAAGATATAAAGCCAGCGCAACATCATATCGAGGATTATCCTTCTCTTGTGAAACCATAAAAATCCTCTCCCGCGCCCCGGCCATCACACTAAAACTTTGCAGTTCTACCACCCTCACCAACGCCTGCCCCGTTGTTTTGTCCACGGTTCCCATAACCACCAAATCAGCACTAAGCGCCTTACCCACCTGTTTGGCTTTTTCCTGATCCACCCAAAAAGAGGATTGAAACTTAAACTCTTTGAGTACCTGTTCAAGCATGCTGCGTTCAAGTAGAGAGCTGCGCAAACGACCAAGATGAGGGATCAGCCCATTACGCAGGTTCTCAGATAAAGCGGTCGTATAGACAGAGGTCTGGTTAGAGTGGCGCTCCAAAAGATCCGCTACCACCACTCGTTTGCCGTTAAACACCGCCCCCTGCTCCACCAACTGCTGCACCAAAGATTCAGCCCCTTCCTCGATACTCTTGCCGCCACAGCCACTCAACAACAGCAGAAACATGATCCCAACCCATAAACGCATGACTATTCTCCAAAAAAAATCCGTTGGAGGGGGCGTCGCCCCATCCAAGTTTTGCCCACACCACTAGAATTAGCCTGAATCGGTGGCTTTTTTTTTGGGGCGTGCTGACCGAACGCTTTTCCCAACACATCAACCCCCTGTTTTTGCCCTTAGAATGTGGTCCAGACCACTGCTTTCCGGCAATCTATGGCCAGGCGATGCCTCAGTTTGCCTCGAACCCCCCATTTTTTCAACATCAAGGCGCAAGTACCCAGATTAGCATGCATTCATGCCGCCATTCCTATGCTCTGTGATCATCCAACCAACGGCTATCCAGGAGCAAATCGCTTATACACCTGTTCGAATGCGTCGAATGCAGGGCAAATGGAGTTTTTAGAATTTTTTTTACCGGCTCTTCAAAAAAAATCCCAAATCACACCATTTACCTCAACAGAGGGATCGGCCAACCACCGCCCCAGCACAACACACCGTTCTAACCCATAGTAGGAGAAGTCAGATGGCAAATTGGCATTTTAATCGTTTCTTACAGCCGCGCCCCTTGTTAAACCGTATGGCCATGGGCAGCCTTGCCTTGAGCATGCTCATGGCCACGACAAACCTGGCCACTGCCGCCACAACGGGTTCAGGCATGCGTATTTTGGTGGTAGGTGAGGATAGCGACAGCAGCACCGTAAGCCGGCAAAGTGATGTTTTTAAGCGGGTGACGTCGGAACTCCAGCGGGTCATGGCAGACCACGGGCACCGCATGGTGGATGAAGAGATGGTCGCCGTAAATTGCGGGTGGAAGATCAAAACCCGCCGCCCAAAAACAGAGCTGTTTGAAGCCGCCAAGTTAGCAAACAGCTGCGATAAACCCAATACCCATAGCCGTTTTATGGCTATGTTTCGCATGTTTGCCGACAAAAAATCCGCAGGCTACGCCACCATGCTGCGCCTGCGTCTGGTGGGCGAAGTGTATGACCTAACCACCAATGAGTTGGTTACCAGTATCACCTATCCCCGCGACCGTGCGGCCCTAGAGTTCAGCGCACCCGCCGATTGTGACAAAAATTGTGTCACCAACCACATTGGCCTGCACTCGGCAGATATGGCCACATCGGTTGGGGAAACCCTGGGCCGCATCCTAGATGGCCGCTTGGTTGGTGCCAGCTATACCGAAGCCGATAATGAACACTCAGCAAACCAACAGGCACAAACAAAAGATAACTGCTGCCCCGACTGCTGCGATACAGCCACCACCTATCAGGTCACCTTACGCAGCTTTTCCACCGTCCGTGCCATGGCCTTAATTGGGATGATGAGTGAGGAGTTCCCCGGTTATATCTCACACGAAATCATTAGCAAGCAGCCCGGCATCTGGAAAATGGAATATGTTACCCAAGCCCGGGTTGCCAAGTTGGATGAGTGGCTTAATACCATGTTGATGGATATGGAGCTAGACCCAGACCGTGACGTGATCATTTCTATCCTTGACGGCAGTTTAGTGCTCGAAAAGCTCTCGCGTGATGGGCAACCTTTGCCCCGTCGTGTTGGCCCAAGTTTTCGCTAACACAACCTGCGCCAAAGCCCCAGGATGGGACGATCCTGGGGTGACTGGCGCTCAAACAGCGGGCTTGGGTCAACACACGCGTCAAAAAGGGAATAAATCCCTTCTGGCTGTGCTGTTTTCCCTCACGAAACGCCATCCCAACGCACCAGCCCTTTTCCCCGAAACAGGCCCCAATGGGCGCGAATCCATCATGCCCCTTGTAGGTACGGGAAACTCCCGCTTTCTTCGTGCCAGCGCCACATGTCCGGTCACCAAGCACGTCACGGGAACTTCGGCATTGACCAAAAAATCAACTGTGCAGCGCTCTATTACAGGCAACCACGACTCAGCCCCTTCATCCAGCCGCTGGCGCATTCTCGCAATGGATGGCACATGGGCTATGTCAAGCGCCTCCATGAACAATCGATCTTCTCTGAACTGCGCAATCGCTTCAAAGTCGCTCTTGCCCTGTAACAGCAAACCCAAGTAGCTGCGAGCAATGTCAGCATGACTGATGCCGTGTCGCAACGACTGCGCTTTCTTCAGTTCCTTGTCCAAATTCACATAGCGATCTAGACAAGCGCCTGCCAGTGCCAGACCCCTGGTCCCCGTGTAGATCTCCTGTTCTGATTGCTCCAACTTGAACCGCTTCATCTCACCCCCTGGGTGAATCATAAAACAGCTCATATTTTAACAAATTTATCCGCTTTGATATATGGTTACAGGCTTCACCACCCAAACAGACTCACGGATCCAGGAAATATCTATAGACAATTTCTTCAATCTTGCGGCACAAGCTTCCAAGGTTTGGTGCAGAATGGATTTTCGTATAAACATCCTCAAAATTCATAGATTCAAAATCCAACCGCGCCTCTGACAACAATCCGCTCAGACCCAGAATATCCACAAAGTTATCCATTAATGGTAGCTTTACACCATTGCGATCTCCCTCTTTGAGTGCTGCCAAACTAGCTCCAGCACCAAGTATGAATACATGGGGAGCTGTTACTTCGATCTGAGAAACCTCTTCATCTATTGACACTTCATACGGACTGCTCATTCATATTTCCCCGTATCTAAAGAAAATGCATCACCACTTCTTCCGGTCCAGCAGCGCCATGAGGTTGCGCTTGCGCCGGTGCTCGTTGCGCACATCGGCCACGATGGCCGGAAACTCCTCTGCCTTGCCTATGGCCCCGAGGAGCTTCTTGATCTTGGCAAGGTACTCCACCGCCCCCTCATAGTAGCGCTTGTCGGCGTGTTTCAGGAGGATCCGGATGTGCTCTCGGTAGATCTGCACCGAGTTGTAAGGGTCCGTCTTCTCTCGCAGGCCGGCCAGTTCCAGCCAAAGCGGCCCCGAGCATCCGCCCTCCCGGGCCTCATTCCAGGCGGCGTCCATCTCCTTCTCCCACAGGAACACCTGCACCAGGATGGAGTGGTCGTTCAGGGAGTCGTAGTCCCACCGCCGCCGACCGGTCTGCTGCTGTTTTGATGCGGCGATCTGCTCCCGGATATGAGCCAGCGCCTTCTCCCGCCATTCCGGCCACGCCTTGGCCAGTTTGGCGTGCTCAGCCAGAGTCTTGACCATATCAAAGGATGTGCGCTCGGTGAAAGCGGTCCAGGTCATGGCCATGGCATCGTCATGCCGGTCGCGCCGATGGTAGGCGTGGGCGATGAACTCCCGAAGCCTGGCATCACCACCTTTTTCCGGAAAGGCCTTCCAGCCCCGTTCGGCCCACTCCAGGGCGGTGTCGTCCTGGCCATCCTTCTGGTAGATCTCGGCAATCTCCAAAAAGTGAAACTGGCGGGACAGGTTCTTCGACTTGATGGCCACCAGCTCTTCCAGGTTGCCGGATGCCTTGGCCAGGGACTCCATCATGGAGGTGATGCGGTACCGTTTGCTGTCGTAGCGTCTGGCATCCTGCTCCCTAGATTCCAACGCCTTCACCTTGGCCCAGGCCTCTTCGGTCAACTTTCGATACCGGGTCAGGCCGGCATCCCCCAGCACGTCGGCGTAGGTTTCGACGGCATGGGAAAAGGTGCCCCAGTCGTTGCCCAACTCCCAGGCAAACAGCCGCTCCGCCAACGAGGCGGGTTCAGGTTTGGCCTTGCGGCAAGCTTTGAGGTGGAGATCCTGCAACTGCTTCATGAGCATGCCCATGTCGCCGCCGGAGTCATCCACCTGTTCCACGGCGCGCTCCATGACGCTGAGGCCGTGTTCCGTGATTTCGATCACCGCCTCGGCATGGCCTTCGTGGAGCAGCTCCTCGATGGATTCGACCACCTCGCCGATGCCGCTGGAGTAGTCGGGCATGTGCCGCCAGTCGACGAAATCATCCGACCATGCCGCCTCTTCGATGGCGTCCTTCCAGACCGAGAGGTCCAACTTGTCCCGGCTGGTCTTGGCGGTCATGGCCAACAGGCGGCGGTTGAGCCGGTCGTCCTCCTCGCACTGCTCCAAGAGCATCTCCACCAGGGCCTCTTTGCTCTTGCCCATGAGGAAATCCCGGACGTCCTTCTCGCCGATGCTGTCGCTGGCCTTTTTGCCGGCCTCCGCCAATGGGGCCTTCTGATCCCTCGCCAGCCAAGCAAGTCCGACGGCTACGCAGTGTTTGCAGAACTCGCAATCCTCCCCCAAGGGGCAGGAGCAGTTGTGTTCAAGCTCGTCTTCCTCAACCCAGAGCTGGACCTTGTAGGCCCGCGTGCCCTGCACCTTGCCGGTGATGATCCCGTCGCTCTCTTTCAGACTGGTGACGGCCCCGTCCTGGAAGTATTCATTCCCACGCCAGTAGTAGCGGTTGCCTGCCAGCTCCATTATGGTGGCGGTGGTCAGGGCCTTTTCCAGTGCATCGGGGTTGCTCTTTTTCCGTGCCATCAGAGTCTTCCAGGGAAAGATTGAGGTTGAAAACGCATCCATGCTATCAGGAAATCAAATTGACGCGCTATAGACAATCTGCATATGATGCTGGGTAACGGTGGGGACTCATGCGAAAACAAGCGGGTGGAACCATGGCGGGATCCAAGCTCGACGGCCTCTCCCAGATCCAGCGGGAGCGGCTGTTTTATCTGGAGTTCCGGGCCTTTTTCCTGGGCGCGGTCAACCGGTATGACATTGTCAACCGGTTTGGCGTGAAGGATGCCGCCGGCACCCGGGACATCCGGCTCTATCGGGATCTGGCTCCGGGCAATATTGAGTATGAGTACCGGATCCGCAGCTACCTGCCTACGGACCAGTTCAGACCGCTGTTTACTTTCGATGTGCCTCAGGCAATGGTAGCCATTGCCCATGGGCTGGGGGATGATTTCGTGGGCACCGGCAAACCGCTCATTACCTGCGAGATGCCCACCCATTTGAACACGCCGGATATCGACGTATTGGCCGCCATGACCCGGGCCATCCATTTGCGGCGGGCGGTTAAGCTTACCTACCGCTCATTGAGCAGTGGGGCCACCCGCAAGGAGATCGTGCCCTACGCCCTGGTGGACAACGGTTTGCGCTGGCATGTGAGGGCCTACGACCGCAAACGGCAACGCTTCTCGGATTTCGTCATCAACCGCATGAGCGGTCCGAGGCTGTTGGATGGGGAGGAATTCCCTGAGCACGAGACCCGGGAGGCGGACATCCAGTGGAACCGCATCGTGACCATGGAGATGGTCCCCCACCCGAGGTTGAAGCACCCGGAGACCATCGCCCATGAGTATGCCATGAAGGATGGTGTGCTGACGGTCAACGTCCGGGCCGCCGTGGCGGGATATGTGCTCCGGCGTTGGAACGTGGACTGCTCCGAGGATCATCATCTGGAGGGGGCCGAGGTCCATTTATGGCTCCGCAACCGACCCACGCTCTATGGGGTGGAAGGGCTGGTCATTGCGCCGGGGTATTCTGGTGAAAGTTTCTCAACGCCCCCAGCGGAATAGGCTTGCTATGAAACAAATTTTCAAATCTGAATTGTCAACACTGGCTGCCACAAAAGGACCAGTCCGAGGAAAGCTTCCCAATGGACGTTTTTGAGTTCCGCAAACGGCTCGTTTCTGAATACGAGCAGTTCTCCCGCAGCTTCAGCAAGATCAAAGCTGAAGACATGCGAGACCACGTGGATGCCGAATACAGGAATGGCCGTTTTTGGCCTGCTCCCCTCGTTCAACTGAACCCGAGTTTTGTTTCAGGAGGCTGGATCGACGGATTGGTTTCAGAAGGCCTGCTCCATTCAGAGTGCAGAAGCATCTTCCGCGTCCAAAAAGGTTCTGGGGAGATGGGCTTCCCCATGAAGGTGCATAAACATCAAGAAGAAGCCATCCGGATTGCGCAGCGTGGCGAGAGCTATGTCCTGACCACCGGAACAGGATCGGGCAAATCCCTTTCATACTTCATTCCTATCGTGGATCACGTCCTTCGCCACAAAGAGGGCAAAGGGAAACCCGGCATTTCAGCCATCGTGGTCTACCCGATGAACGCGCTGTGCAACAGCCAGATGGAGGAACTGGATAAATTCCTTCGAGCTGGTTACGGCAAGGATCAGGAGCCTGTCACATTCGCGCGCTATACCGGCCAGGAATCCAAAGAGGAGCGGCAAAGGATCGCTGAATCCCCACCGGACATCCTGCTGACCAACTATGTCATGCTCGAATTGATCATGACGCGCCATGATCCTGCCGACCAGGCGGTAATCAAGCACGCTGCTGGACTGCGATTCCTGGTTCTGGATGAGTTGCACACCTATCGGGGCCGGCAAGGCGCTGATGTAGCCATGCTCGTCAGAAGGGTCCGGGAACGGCTGAACGCCGACCTGCTCTGCGTAGGGACTTCCGCCACCATGGCCAGTGAAGGTACTGCGGCAGATCGGAATCGAGTCGTTTCCGATGTCGCCAGCCGTTTGTTCGGCTCTCAGGTCAAGCCTGAAAATATCGTCACCGAGACCCTGGAGAGGGCTACGACTTCGGACTTCACGACGGGCGAACTCGCGAACGCAGTGCAAAATGGCGTCCCTGCTACCACAACCTTCGAGGACCTCCAGAAGCACCCGGTAGCCGTCTGGGTTGAACTCAATCTCGGGTTGGAGCATGAGGACGGGAAACCCGATGGAAAACTGGTTCGGTTCTCTCGCCCACGAACCCTCCGTCAAGCTGCCGAAGCATTGGCAGGTGAAACCGGCCTCCCCGCGGACCAGTGTGAAACCTATCTCGCCCGCTTCCTACTGTTGGCATTTCATACCAAGGACGACAACGGGAAGCCCCTGTTAGCATTTCGGTTGCACCAGTTCATTGCTGGTGCCGGGAATCTATTCGCCACCCTGGAGCCTGTGAACCGCCGGTACATCACGGTCAACGGTCAGCAATTCCAGCCTGGTGAGCGGGACAAGCTCCTTTTCAACACCGTCTTTTGCCGTGAATGCGGACAGGAATATTTTCCCATTTGGGCCACCATTGAGAACAAGCATCCCGTCTCCATCTCACCCCGGGAGCTGTCTGAGCGCGCCAATGAAGATGATGACGTTCAGTTCGGTTTCTACATGCCGGACCCGGATGGTTTGTTCGACCCATCCGGGGTGGAAGACCACTTCCCCGAAGAGTGGCTGGATTTCGAACGGGGGGATGCACGCCTGAAACCCTACTATCGGCGCTACAAACCCGTTTCCCTCAAGGTCAACACCAAGGGGGAATCTGGCGCTGAAGGTATGCCCGGCTGGTACATCCCGGGTTCATTCCGCTTCTGCCTTCATCCAGAATGCGGCGTTAGCTACGACGGAAGCGTCCGCAGTGATCTGACCAAACTGTCATCCTTGAGCAGCGAAGGGCGCAGCTCCGCCACGACCATGCTCACGTTGTCCTCCCTGCGCTACCTTCTCGGCGAAGCAGAAGGCCTGGGGGCGGAAGCCAGAAAGCTGCTCGGATTCAGTGACAATCGCCAGGACGCCTCTCTCCAGGCAGGCCATTTCAACGATTTCATCCAGATTCTCCTGCTACGTGGCGCTTTGCTCGCGGCGATCCAAAACGAGCCTGATGGCGTTTTGCGGGATGACGCCCTGACCCAACGGGTTGTCGAACACCTGCGATTGGAAGCCGGCGACTTTTCATCAAACCCCGATGCCAAAGGAGCCAAAGCGCTCAATACCGAGAAAACGCTCCGCGATGTGATTGGGTATCGCTTGTACCACGATCTGCGCCGTGGATGGAGAATCACCAATCCCAACCTGGAGCAGCTACGTCTGCTCAAGATTCACTACCAATCCCTTCAGGAGTGCGCTCAGGACCAGGATGAATGGTCCCAGTGCCACCCTTTGCTGGCCAATGCCACCCCGGAACTGCGTGAGTCACTGGCTCAGGAGTTGCTCGACACCATGCGACGGGGGTTGGCCATCAAGACCATCTACCTGGATCCGAACTATCTCGAACAAGTCAGGAACCGGAGCTTTTCTGACCTGAAGGAGCCTTGGGGCCTTTCCGAGGATGAACGCCCCGTCACAGCTTCCGTCATGCTTCCTCGCCCGAAGAAGCAGGCAAACAGGTATGATTTCCCGACCGTTCATATCTCTTATCGGTCACGGTTCGGGTCTCATTTGAAGAGCCAGGCCACATGGGGGCCTGGCAATCCCGCATTCCCGAAAAAGTTTAATGAAGAGATCTACAATGAGTTGATCGATGGCATGCTCAGGGTGCTGGAGATCTACGGCCTTGTTGAGCCTGTTGAATTAAGCAAGGACGACCGTGGATACCGTGTGGGAGCTAGTGTTCTCGAGTGGTCCATAAACCAATCCCCGGAAGATGCTCCAGCCGCCAAGGGGTTCAAGGAGACCGACAACGCATTCTTCCGCACGCTCTATTTGAACGTTGCGGGCCAGTTGCAGGAGAAAGACCGTTTCCTCCACCAGCTTGAGGCGCGTGAGCATACCGCTCAGGTGGACAGCAGCACCCGTGAAGAGCGTGAAAACGCCTTCCGTTCGGCCAAACTGCCTGTGCTGTTCTGTTCCCCCACCATGGAACTCGGGGTGGATATCTCCTCCCTGAACACCGTCTTCATGCGCAATGCCCCTCCGACACCCGCAAACTACGCTCAACGTAGCGGACGGGCCGGGCGCAGTGGGCAACCCGCATTGGTCATTACCTACTGTGCGGCCCGTTCCCCCCATGACCAGTATTTCTTCACCGACCCTACCCGCATGGTTGCTGGCAGCGTCAACCCGCCAATGATCGATCTGGCCAACGAGGAGTTGATCAAGAGCCACCTGCATTCGGTTTGGTTGGCGGAAACAGGACAGAAACTGGGAACGTCGGTCAAGGACGTGCTCAACCTGGAGATGCCGGATTCATTGCCGGTACGGGATGACTTGGCCACTTTCATGGATACTCCGGCCGTGCGTGAACGTGCCGCCAAGCGCGCAATTTCCATTCTGGCGATGGTTGAGAATGAACTGACGGAAGAAGTCGCTCCATGGTATGGCTCTGAATGGCAGAACAACGCCATCCATGCCTCCTTCCAGCAATTCAACCAAGCGTTTGAGCGTTGGCGCTCCCTCTACCGGGCCACCACCAAGCAGATGGAAAAAAGCCACGCCGTTCAGATGAATGCAGCAGCCACGGAAAAAGACCGAAAGGAAGCCAAACAGCGTTATGACGAGGCTCGGGTGCAACAGGAACTGCTGCTTGATACCCGAACCACCATGAATTCGGATTTCTACACCTACCGTTTCCTGGCCAGCCAAGGATTCCTGCCCGGGTACAACTTCCCCCGGCTCCCTTTGATGGCCTTCATCCCCGGTCGCCGGGAAAAGGTTGGCAGGGATACATTCCTCAGCCGGCCCCGCTTCCTGGGGCTGTCCGAGTTCGGCCCCCAGTCCATTATTTACCACGAAGGAAGCACCTATCGGGTTCGCAAGGCCATTCTCGGCATCAAGGATGAGGACAGCGTTTCCACTTCCGCTTCACTGCCCGTTCAGATCGCCCGGCTTTGCCCCGCCTGCGGCTATGGGCACTTTGGCGACCAGAAGGAGTTTGAGCTGTGCGTCAATTGCGCTGAGCCTTTGGAGGGCGGCCGCAACTTGGTCAGCCTCTATCGCATTGAGCAAGTTAGCACCCGGCGCGCCACCCGAATCACTTCCGACGAAGAAGAGCGTCAACGCCAGGGGTATGAGACCATCACCACGCTGCGTTATGCGGAGGAAAATGGTCTGCCACGCTTCACTCCCCTCAAAGTCTCAGAAGGAAGTGACGACCTCCTGGAAATCCGCTACGGCCCCTCATCCACGCTGTGGCGCATCAACCTGGGGTGGCGGCGCCGTAAGGAGAAGTCCATCTACGGCTTTAACATCGATGTCACAAGCGGCATCTGGTCCAAGGACGAACAAGCCCCGGAGGATGTGGATGACAGCGTCGAACAGGGCAAGACGGTTCAGCGCATTACGCCCTATGCCGAGGACCGGCGAAACATCCTGATCCTGCAACCCAAGGAAATGTTGGACGAGGCCTCCATGGCCACGCTCCAGTATGCTTTCAAACGCGGTATTGAGGCTGCCTTCCAGCTTGAAGAGAGCGAACTGGCCGCCGAGCCACTTCCCGAGCGCGGCCGCCGCAATGCCATCCTGTTTTTTGAGTCTGCCGAGGGAGGCGCTGGCGTTCTGACCCGTCTGGTTTCC
Protein-coding sequences here:
- a CDS encoding DEAD/DEAH box helicase, yielding MDVFEFRKRLVSEYEQFSRSFSKIKAEDMRDHVDAEYRNGRFWPAPLVQLNPSFVSGGWIDGLVSEGLLHSECRSIFRVQKGSGEMGFPMKVHKHQEEAIRIAQRGESYVLTTGTGSGKSLSYFIPIVDHVLRHKEGKGKPGISAIVVYPMNALCNSQMEELDKFLRAGYGKDQEPVTFARYTGQESKEERQRIAESPPDILLTNYVMLELIMTRHDPADQAVIKHAAGLRFLVLDELHTYRGRQGADVAMLVRRVRERLNADLLCVGTSATMASEGTAADRNRVVSDVASRLFGSQVKPENIVTETLERATTSDFTTGELANAVQNGVPATTTFEDLQKHPVAVWVELNLGLEHEDGKPDGKLVRFSRPRTLRQAAEALAGETGLPADQCETYLARFLLLAFHTKDDNGKPLLAFRLHQFIAGAGNLFATLEPVNRRYITVNGQQFQPGERDKLLFNTVFCRECGQEYFPIWATIENKHPVSISPRELSERANEDDDVQFGFYMPDPDGLFDPSGVEDHFPEEWLDFERGDARLKPYYRRYKPVSLKVNTKGESGAEGMPGWYIPGSFRFCLHPECGVSYDGSVRSDLTKLSSLSSEGRSSATTMLTLSSLRYLLGEAEGLGAEARKLLGFSDNRQDASLQAGHFNDFIQILLLRGALLAAIQNEPDGVLRDDALTQRVVEHLRLEAGDFSSNPDAKGAKALNTEKTLRDVIGYRLYHDLRRGWRITNPNLEQLRLLKIHYQSLQECAQDQDEWSQCHPLLANATPELRESLAQELLDTMRRGLAIKTIYLDPNYLEQVRNRSFSDLKEPWGLSEDERPVTASVMLPRPKKQANRYDFPTVHISYRSRFGSHLKSQATWGPGNPAFPKKFNEEIYNELIDGMLRVLEIYGLVEPVELSKDDRGYRVGASVLEWSINQSPEDAPAAKGFKETDNAFFRTLYLNVAGQLQEKDRFLHQLEAREHTAQVDSSTREERENAFRSAKLPVLFCSPTMELGVDISSLNTVFMRNAPPTPANYAQRSGRAGRSGQPALVITYCAARSPHDQYFFTDPTRMVAGSVNPPMIDLANEELIKSHLHSVWLAETGQKLGTSVKDVLNLEMPDSLPVRDDLATFMDTPAVRERAAKRAISILAMVENELTEEVAPWYGSEWQNNAIHASFQQFNQAFERWRSLYRATTKQMEKSHAVQMNAAATEKDRKEAKQRYDEARVQQELLLDTRTTMNSDFYTYRFLASQGFLPGYNFPRLPLMAFIPGRREKVGRDTFLSRPRFLGLSEFGPQSIIYHEGSTYRVRKAILGIKDEDSVSTSASLPVQIARLCPACGYGHFGDQKEFELCVNCAEPLEGGRNLVSLYRIEQVSTRRATRITSDEEERQRQGYETITTLRYAEENGLPRFTPLKVSEGSDDLLEIRYGPSSTLWRINLGWRRRKEKSIYGFNIDVTSGIWSKDEQAPEDVDDSVEQGKTVQRITPYAEDRRNILILQPKEMLDEASMATLQYAFKRGIEAAFQLEESELAAEPLPERGRRNAILFFESAEGGAGVLTRLVSDPKAIGKVARQALEILHFDSKSGEWIDHTDLQDQDSDCEAGCYRCLLSYFNQPEHILIDRRNPLVLDLLCRLIRSQAEKGQSGQSADDLLQSLLNSSVSSLERAWVLYLRDHGYNLPDRAQPLLSDFHTQADFGYSGKQVLIYIDGPHHERDSQRKIDEQITQNLQDAGLTVVRFPKEQSTWPEIIQAHGFIFGQGKNS